The following proteins are co-located in the Enoplosus armatus isolate fEnoArm2 chromosome 8, fEnoArm2.hap1, whole genome shotgun sequence genome:
- the LOC139288900 gene encoding monocarboxylate transporter 2-like isoform X1 — MPPAAATNLGYTPPDGGWGWAVVFGAFISIGFSYAFPKSLTIYFKEIQEYFSVSYSQIAWLSSVMLASMYAGGPVSSVLVNRYGSRPVVMVGGVMVSTAMVLASFGSTIIHLYLCVGVIGGFGLAFNLQPALTIIGTYFQTKRPLANGLAMTGSPVVLFSLAPLNQFLFDSFGWRGSFLILGSIVLNCCVAGSLMRPVNKNAQPKPKTHPPECNGAASEEAATADTSAQSANRLTEENPNESSSQGCVHKFIDLSLFRHRGFLIYLIGNVVMFFGFFAPVVFLAPYAKHQGIDEYSAAFLLSIFALVDMFIRPATGFIGNTKWIRPRIQYFFSFAVSYNGLCHLLCPLASGYVGLVIYAVFFGLGFGMVSALLFEVLMDLVGAHRFSSAVGLVTIIECGPVLLGPPISGALVDIFGEYKYMYYACGVFMLVPGIFFFIMHYYNYKKLDEERRQSVALELRTCEEAVQLKMSQDDKTAHETDG, encoded by the exons ATGCCCCCTGCAGCAGCAACCAATCTAGGCTACACCCCACCAGATGGAGGCTGGGGCTGGGCTGTCGTCTTCGGTGCTTTCATCTCCATAGGATTCTCCTATGCATTTCCCAAGTCCCTCACCATTTACTTTAAGGAGATTCAGGaatatttttcagtttcatacaGTCAGATTGCCTGGCTGTCCTCGGTCATGCTCGCTTCTATGTATGCAGGAG GACCTGTGAGCAGCGTACTTGTCAACCGCTATGGCAGCAGACCTGTGGTTATGGTCGGTGGGGTCATGGTTAGCACTGCCATGGTGCTTGCTTCTTTTGGCAGCACTATTATACATCTGTATCTTTGCGTTGGAGTAATTGGAG GTTTTGGCCTGGCCTTCAACTTACAGCCGGCCCTGACGATCATAGGTACCTACTTCCAGACCAAAAGGCCGCTGGCGAACGGGCTCGCTATGACAGGAAGTCCAGTTGTTCTGTTCTCCCTGGCTCCTCTCAATCAGTTTCTGTTTGATTCTTTTGGCTGGAGAGGGAGCTTCCTCATCCTGGGATCCATTGTTTTGAACTGCTGTGTAGCTGGTTCTTTGATGAGACCAGTCAACAAAAATGCCCAACCCAAACCAAAGACTCACCCACCAGAGTGTAACGGGGCAGCATCCGAGGAAGCTGCTACTGCGGACACTAGTGCACAGTCAGCTAACCGTCTGACTGAAGAAAACCCAAATGAGAGCAGCAGTCAGGGTTGTGTGCACAAATTCATAGATCTGTCACTTTTCAGGCACCGGGGCTTCCTCATTTATCTCATTGGTAATGTGGTCatgttttttggctttttcGCGCCTGTGGTTTTTCTGGCTCCGTATGCCAAACATCAAGGGATTGATGAATATTCAGCAGCTTTCTTGCTCTCTATTTTTGCTCTGGTGGACATGTTTATCAGACCAGCAACTGGCTTCATAGGCAACACCAAGTGGATCAGGCCGCGGATCCAGTACTTTTTCAGTTTTGCAGTTTCATACAATGGCTTGTGCCACCTTTTATGCCCTCTGGCAAGTGGATATGTGGGTCTGGTTATTTATGCTGTCTTCTTTGGTTTGGGGTTTGGGATGGTTTCAGCATTGCTCTTTGAAGTTTTGATGGACCTTGTTGGAGCTCATCGCTTCTCCAGTGCAGTTGGACTTGTCACCATTATCGAGTGTGGACCAGTGCTTCTTGGACCTCCAATCTCAG GAGCTCTGGTGGATATTTTCGGGGAATACAAGTACATGTACTATGCGTGCGGAGTGTTTATGCTGGTGCCTGGcatatttttcttcatcatGCATTACTACAACTACAAGAAACTGGATGAGGAGCGCAGGCAGAGTGTGGCTCTGGAGTTGAGGACTTGTGAAGAGGCAGTACAACTTAAAATGAGCCAGGATGATAAAACAGCACATGAAACAGATGGATGA
- the LOC139288900 gene encoding monocarboxylate transporter 2-like isoform X2: MPPAAATNLGYTPPDGGWGWAVVFGAFISIGFSYAFPKSLTIYFKEIQEYFSVSYSQIAWLSSVMLASMYAGGPVSSVLVNRYGSRPVVMVGGVMVSTAMVLASFGSTIIHLYLCVGVIGGFGLAFNLQPALTIIGTYFQTKRPLANGLAMTGSPVVLFSLAPLNQFLFDSFGWRGSFLILGSIVLNCCVAGSLMRPVNKNAQPKPKTHPPESNRLTEENPNESSSQGCVHKFIDLSLFRHRGFLIYLIGNVVMFFGFFAPVVFLAPYAKHQGIDEYSAAFLLSIFALVDMFIRPATGFIGNTKWIRPRIQYFFSFAVSYNGLCHLLCPLASGYVGLVIYAVFFGLGFGMVSALLFEVLMDLVGAHRFSSAVGLVTIIECGPVLLGPPISGSLVDIFGEYKYMYYACGVFMLVPGIFFFIMHYYNYKKLDEERRQSVALELRTCEEAVQLKMSQDDKTAHETDG; encoded by the exons ATGCCCCCTGCAGCAGCAACCAATCTAGGCTACACCCCACCAGATGGAGGCTGGGGCTGGGCTGTCGTCTTCGGTGCTTTCATCTCCATAGGATTCTCCTATGCATTTCCCAAGTCCCTCACCATTTACTTTAAGGAGATTCAGGaatatttttcagtttcatacaGTCAGATTGCCTGGCTGTCCTCGGTCATGCTCGCTTCTATGTATGCAGGAG GACCTGTGAGCAGCGTACTTGTCAACCGCTATGGCAGCAGACCTGTGGTTATGGTCGGTGGGGTCATGGTTAGCACTGCCATGGTGCTTGCTTCTTTTGGCAGCACTATTATACATCTGTATCTTTGCGTTGGAGTAATTGGAG GTTTTGGCCTGGCCTTCAACTTACAGCCGGCCCTGACGATCATAGGTACCTACTTCCAGACCAAAAGGCCGCTGGCGAACGGGCTCGCTATGACAGGAAGTCCAGTTGTTCTGTTCTCCCTGGCTCCTCTCAATCAGTTTCTGTTTGATTCTTTTGGCTGGAGAGGGAGCTTCCTCATCCTGGGATCCATTGTTTTGAACTGCTGTGTAGCTGGTTCTTTGATGAGACCAGTCAACAAAAATGCCCAACCCAAACCAAAGACTCACCCACCAGAGT CTAACCGTCTGACTGAAGAAAACCCAAATGAGAGCAGCAGTCAGGGTTGTGTGCACAAATTCATAGATCTGTCACTTTTCAGGCACCGGGGCTTCCTCATTTATCTCATTGGTAATGTGGTCatgttttttggctttttcGCGCCTGTGGTTTTTCTGGCTCCGTATGCCAAACATCAAGGGATTGATGAATATTCAGCAGCTTTCTTGCTCTCTATTTTTGCTCTGGTGGACATGTTTATCAGACCAGCAACTGGCTTCATAGGCAACACCAAGTGGATCAGGCCGCGGATCCAGTACTTTTTCAGTTTTGCAGTTTCATACAATGGCTTGTGCCACCTTTTATGCCCTCTGGCAAGTGGATATGTGGGTCTGGTTATTTATGCTGTCTTCTTTGGTTTGGGGTTTGGGATGGTTTCAGCATTGCTCTTTGAAGTTTTGATGGACCTTGTTGGAGCTCATCGCTTCTCCAGTGCAGTTGGACTTGTCACCATTATCGAGTGTGGACCAGTGCTTCTTGGACCTCCAATCTCAGGTT CTCTGGTGGATATTTTCGGGGAATACAAGTACATGTACTATGCGTGCGGAGTGTTTATGCTGGTGCCTGGcatatttttcttcatcatGCATTACTACAACTACAAGAAACTGGATGAGGAGCGCAGGCAGAGTGTGGCTCTGGAGTTGAGGACTTGTGAAGAGGCAGTACAACTTAAAATGAGCCAGGATGATAAAACAGCACATGAAACAGATGGATGA